The Sphingopyxis fribergensis genome contains a region encoding:
- a CDS encoding DUF3088 family protein — MSDAPDRLFILDREFDDPAFPGASFYCRDCILVEGLLAMFPERTTHLEVIRVPWPRPRPLVVEAIGEANQNLPALVFSDGGYVNDIKPLLEALHTRHGFPEPHP, encoded by the coding sequence ATGAGCGACGCCCCAGACCGCCTGTTCATCCTCGATCGCGAGTTCGACGATCCCGCTTTTCCGGGCGCGAGCTTCTATTGCCGCGATTGCATCCTCGTCGAAGGCCTGCTCGCGATGTTTCCCGAGCGTACAACGCATCTGGAAGTCATCCGGGTGCCTTGGCCGCGCCCGCGTCCGCTGGTCGTCGAAGCCATCGGCGAAGCGAACCAGAACCTTCCTGCCCTTGTCTTTTCCGATGGCGGATATGTGAACGACATCAAGCCGCTGCTTGAAGCGCTCCATACCCGTCACGGCTTTCCGGAACCTCATCCATGA